One stretch of Halichoerus grypus chromosome 10, mHalGry1.hap1.1, whole genome shotgun sequence DNA includes these proteins:
- the LOC118549960 gene encoding early lactation protein produces the protein MKFSPFLVLCVPLCLVGIASSAHLKQEAPWELSQTLPAMCQLPPVRCPCRGLFYRYFYNNTSSECEHFAHGGCQGNDNNFETTEICLRICKHAGGGAGQGEVSSVTFAGGDGVDRSKEGVGGSDQGG, from the exons ATGAAGTTCAGCCCGTTCCTTGTCCTCTGCGTCCCCCTCTGCCTGGTTGGCATCGCCAGCTCAG CCCATCTCAAGCAAGAGGCCCCCTGGGAGCTGTCCCAAACTCTGCCTGCCATGTGTCAGCTCCCTCCAGTGAGGTGCCCCTGCAGAGGCCTCTTCTACCGGTACTTCTACAACAACACGTCCAGTGAGTGTGAGCACTTCGCCCACGGTGGCTGTCAGGGCAATGACAACAATTTTGAGACCACGGAGATCTGTTTGAGGATCTGCAAGCACGCTG GTGGTGGTGCTGGCCAAGGGGAAGTTAGCAGTGTAACCTTCGCGGGGGGCGATGGTGTTGACAGAAGCAAGGAAGGTGTTGGTGGCAGTGATCAAGGTGGGTGA